One Vanacampus margaritifer isolate UIUO_Vmar chromosome 20, RoL_Vmar_1.0, whole genome shotgun sequence DNA window includes the following coding sequences:
- the boc gene encoding brother of CDO codes for MSGKRDWTPWIRKRSTPVLCALGAVLLCCLQSSASVSDEIPEFTEEPDSVVQKLGGSVSLRCSARPASASISWRLNGRQLMDGDLGVALGPAGLFIATLSNVTLGRYQCVATTRVGALASVPADVTAAKLRDFEPDDQQEIEVDEGNTAVIECHLPESQPKAQVRYSVKQEWLETSKGNYLIMPSGNLQIANATRDDEGPYKCAAYNPVTQEVKTSSSADRLRIRRSTSEAARIIYPPASRSIMVTRGQRLVLECVASGIPTPHVTWAKDGEVLRVHNNTRFLLSNLLIDAAAEGDSGTYACRADNGIGATVAATVLYDVQVFEPPQVAVELQHQEAALGETVRFSCQARGKPAPTVTWLHNAVPLSPSPRHRLTSRMLRVSNVGPQDEGLYQCMAENGVGSSQASARLITISTGIPPRVKLPSMYRPLSPDKVLREQPPVRPGAAGATLPLDCAALPGQILPAEAPIILSQPRTGKADNYELTWRPRHERGAPVLEYMVKYRKVGDPSAEWTSTSIPGSLHKLTLAKLQPDSLYEVEMAAKNCAGLGQPAMMTFRTGKGRKGLGGHNDLPKTPAVPSPSLSPPEAPDKPTVSTATETSAYVTWIPRGNRGFPIQSFRVEYKKVKKAGEDWVTAEENIPPSRLSVEITGLEKGTSYKFRVVAVNVIGSSPPSAPSKAYTVVGGRTHERPVDGPYITYNEAINETTIILKWTYTPVNNTPIYGFYIYYRPTDSDNDSDYKKDVVEGDRYWHSIGDLQPETAYDIKMQSFNEKGESDFGNVVILETKARPHHHRPAPSEGPDRETGRQGGLVQRPGDLPYLIVGVVLGAFVFIIVAFIPFCLWRAWAKQKQTSDLCFPAVAAPASQSCQYTMVPLQGLALVGRCPADGHLTVPHAVYPHNGHSGKAHHHQHLAHGQAGLHQEDMECDTLLPQGLANGYHFCARDPDHNEHTLGSADDSSLRLLKSSCHLDDEQEFMRDGDEDEEGEELSQKRTSSPTVVSLEDEGIFTTSSTATPPPPLFEDAIQEADIPPSEATYS; via the exons ATGTCTGGAAAACGCGACTGGACTCCATGGATAAGAAAAAGAAGCACTCCCGTCTTGTGCGCTCTGGGCGCAGTACTGCTATGTTGCCTTCAGAGCAGCGCCTCTGTCTCTG ACGAAATCCCCGAGTTCACCGAGGAGCCCGATTCCGTGGTGCAGAAGCTGGGAGGCAGCGTGAGCTTGCGCTGCTCCGCCCGGCCCGCTTCCGCCTCCATCAGCTGGCGCCTGAACGGCCGGCAGCTAATGGACGGAGACCTCGGCGTGGCGCTGGGGCCCGCGGGCTTGTTCATTGCCACGCTGTCCAACGTGACGTTAGGCCGCTACCAGTGCGTGGCCACCACCAGGGTCGGGGCCCTGGCCAGCGTGCCCGCTGACGTCACCGCAGCCA AGCTGCGCGACTTCGAACCCGACGACCAGCAGGAGATCGAGGTGGACGAAGGCAACACGGCCGTAATCGAGTGTCACCTCCCGGAGAGCCAACCCAAGGCGCAAGTCCGCTACAGCGTCAAGCAGGAATGGCTTGAGACATCCAAAG GGAACTACCTCATCATGCCGTCAGGAAACCTGCAGATCGCCAACGCCACGCGGGACGACGAGGGCCCGTACAAGTGCGCCGCCTACAACCCCGTCACCCAGGAGGTCAAGACGTCCTCCTCGGCCGACCGCCTGCGCATCCGCC GGTCCACGTCGGAAGCGGCCCGCATCATCTACCCGCCGGCGTCCCGCTCCATCATGGTGACCCGGGGCCAACGGCTGGTGCTGGAGTGCGTGGCGAGCGGCATCCCCACGCCGCACGTCACGTGGGCCAAGGACGGCGAGGTCCTGCGCGTCCACAACAACACGCGCTTCCTGCTCAGCAACCTGCTGATCGACGCCGCCGCGGAAGGAGACTCGGGAACGTACGCCTGCCGGGCCGACAACGGCATCGGCGCCACGGTCGCCGCCACCGTGCTCTACGACGTGCAAGTGTTTG AGCCTCCCCAGGTGGCCGTGGAGCTGCAGCATCAGGAGGCGGCGTTGGGCGAGACTGTGCGCTTCTCCTGCCAGGCTCGCGGCAAGCCGGCGCCCACCGTCACGTGGCTGCACAACGCCGTCCCCCTGTCGCCGTCGCCGCGCCACCGCCTCACCTCGCGGATGCTGCGCGTCTCCAACGTGGGCCCGCAGGACGAGGGTCTCTACCAATGCATGGCGGAAAACGGCGTGGGCAGCTCGCAGGCGTCCGCGCGACTAATCACCATCTCCACCG GGATTCCGCCCAGGGTCAAGCTGCCCTCCATGTATCGCCCGCTCAGCCCGGACAAAGTTCTGAGGGAGCAGCCGCCCGTCAGGCCCGGAGCGGCGGGGGCCACGCTGCCTCTGGACTGCGCGGCGTTACCGGGACAGATTCTGCCCGCTGAGGCGCCAATCATCCTCAGCCAGCCTCGCACGGGCAAAGCCGACAACTACGAGCTGACGTGGAGGCCGCGGCATGAGCGTGGAGCTCCCGTGCTGGAGTATATGGTCAAGTACAGAAAG GTGGGCGACCCGTCGGCCGAGTGGACGTCCACTAGCATCCCGGGCTCCTTGCACAAGCTGACGCTGGCCAAGCTGCAGCCGGACAGCCTGTACGAAGTGGAAATGGCCGCCAAGAACTGCGCCGGCTTGGGCCAGCCGGCCATGATGACCTTCAGGACGGGGAAAG GTCGTAAAGGATTGGGAGGTCATAACGATCTGCCCAAAACGCCCGCGGTTCCGTCGCCAAGCCTCTCGC CCCCCGAGGCGCCGGACAAGCCGACCGTTTCCACGGCGACCGAGACCTCGGCGTACGTGACGTGGATCCCGCGCGGCAACCGCGGCTTCCCCATCCAGTCCTTCCGCGTGGAATACAAGAAGGTGAAGAAGGCGGGCGAGGACTGGGTGACGGCGGAGGAGAACATCCCGCCGTCGCGGCTCTCCGTGGAGATCACCGGCCTGGAAAAAG GGACGTCCTATAAATTCCGGGTGGTTGCGGTCAACGTGATCGGGTCCAGCCCGCCCAGCGCCCCCTCCAAGGCCTACACGGTGGTGGGCGGGAGGACTCACGAACGCCCCGTGGACGGACCTTACATCACCTACAACGAAGCCATCAATGAAACCACCATCATCCTCAAGTGGACG TACACTCCTGTGAACAACACGCCCATCTACGGCTTCTACATCTACTACCGGCCCACGGACAGCGACAACGACAGCGACTACAAGAAGGACGTGGTGGAGGGCGACCGCTACTGGCACTCCATCGGCGACCTGCAACCCGAGACGGCGTACGACATCAAGATGCAGAGCTTCAACGAGAAGGGCGAGAGCGACTTCGGCAACGTGGTCATCCTGGAGACCAAGGcccgcccccaccaccaccgGCCCGCCCCCTCCGAGGGCCCCGACCGCGAGACGGGCCGCCAGGGCGGTCTGGTGCAGCGGCCCGGCGACCTGCCCTACCTCATCGTGGGCGTGGTCCTGGGCGCCTTCGTCTTCATCATCGTCGCCTTCATCCCCTTCTGCCTGTGGAGGGCTTGGGCCAAGCAGA agcaAACGTCCGACTTGTGCTTCCCGGCCGTGGCGGCGCCCGCGTCGCAGTCGTGCCAGTACACGATGGTGCCCCTGCAGGGTCTGGCCCTGGTGGGGCGctgccccgccgacggccaccTGACGGTCCCGCACGCCGTTTACCCTCACAACGGGCACAGCGGCAAAgcccaccaccaccagcacCTGGCCCACGGACAGGCGGGACTCCACCAG GAGGACATGGAATGTGACACATTGTTGCCGCAGGGACTGGCCAACGGGTACCACTTCTGCGCCAG AGATCCTGATCACAACGAGCACACATTAGGGTCAGCTGATGATTCCTCGCTACGGCTCCTCAAGTCTTCCTGTCACCTGGATGACGAGCAGGAGTTCATGCGGGACGGGGACGAGGACGAGGAAGGGGAGGAGCTTTCCCAAA AACGGACGTCTTCGCCCACCGTCGTATCGCTGGAAGACGAAGGAATTTTCACCACGTCGTCGACcgccacgccgccgccgccgctattCGAAGACGCCATACAGGAAGCTGATATCCCGCCCAGTGAAGCAACgtattcgtaa